One Drosophila santomea strain STO CAGO 1482 chromosome X, Prin_Dsan_1.1, whole genome shotgun sequence DNA segment encodes these proteins:
- the LOC120457265 gene encoding histidine--tRNA ligase, cytoplasmic isoform X3, producing MSDTREQILEQIKVQGDLVRQLKAAKESKEKTAPSGGGRVSSSGVPAQRQQQQPQKQQQAQEQQQHEQLQQIDEQVARLLALKATLGGDAAPTNQKFTLKTPKGTRDYGPQQMTLRQGVLDKIVQVFKRHGGEAIDTPVFELKEVLTGKYGEDSKLIYDLKDQGGEILSMRYDLTVPLARYLAMNKISSIKRYHIAKVYRRDNPAMTKGRYREFYQCDFDIAGTYDPMLPDAECVKIVSEILDTLDIGDYVIKLNHRQLLDGMFQACGVPADSFRTICSAVDKLDKSPWADVRKEMVDEKGLDEAAADRIGEYVRLSGGAELVEQLLADEKLKAVPNAVKGLEGMKLLLKYCSIFGLDKRVSFDLSLARGLDYYTGVIYEGVLKGESATVASPAKTSQQNGEQANEPATVGSVAGGGRYDNLVGMFDPRGKAVPCVGVSIGVERIFSVLEARAAASGLKLRTSDVEVYVASAHKGLHEARLKVLNLLWDAGVKAEHSYKLNPKLLVQLQHCEEHQIPLVVVLGDAELAQGLVKLREVTTRAETNVKLEDLAAEIRRRQQSA from the exons ATGAGTGATACGCGTGAGCAGATTCTGGAGCAAATCAAAGTGCAAGGCGATCTCGTCCGTCAGTTGAAAGCAGCGAAGGAGTCAAAGGAGAAG ACGGCGCCCTCTGGCGGCGGGCGCGTCAGCTCGTCCGGCGTTCCAGcccaacgacaacaacaacagccacaaaaacaacaacaagcacaagaacaacaacaacatgagcaactgcagcag ATCGATGAGCAGGTCGCCCGCCTACTGGCCTTAAAGGCCACACTGGGCGGAGATGCCGCCCCCACCAATCAGAAGTTCACCCTGAAGACGCCCAAGGGCACCCGGGACTATGGTCCCCAGCAGATGACCCTGCGCCAGGGCGTCCTGGACAAGATCGTCCAGGTGTTCAAGCGCCACGGCGGCGAAGCCATCGATACGCCCGTCTTCGAGCTGAAG GAAGTGCTGACAGGCAAGTACGGCGAGGACTCAAAGCTGATCTACGACTTGAAGGACCAGGGCGGTGAGATCCTATCGATGAGGTATGATCTGACCGTGCCGCTGGCTCGTTACCTGGCGATGAACAAGATTTCGAGCATCAAACGCTACCACATCGCCAAGGTCTACCGTCGCGACAATCCGGCGATGACCAAGGGTCGCTATCGGGAGTTCTATCAGTGCGACTTCGACATTGCCGGAACCTACGATCCCATGCTGCCGGATGCCGAGTGCGTCAAGATTGTGTCGGAGATCCTGGACACCCTGGACATTGGGGACTATGTGATAAAGCTAAATCATCGCCAGCTTTTGGACGGCATGTTTCAGGCGTGCGGAGTGCCCGCGGACAGCTTCCGCACCATCTGCTCTGCGGTGGATAAGTTGGACAAG TCGCCCTGGGCGGATGTGCGCAAGGAGATGGTGGACGAGAAGGGCCTGGACGAGGCAGCAGCGGATCGAATTGGGGAGTATGTGCGACTAAGCGGCGGTGCCGAGCTGGTGGAGCAGTTGCTGGCCGACGAGAAGCTCAAGGCTGTGCCGAATGCCGTGAAGGGTTTGGAGGGCATGAAGCTGCTCCTCAAGTACTGCTCCATATTCGGTCTGGATAAGCGCGTTAGCTTTGACTTGAGTCTGGCCCGTGGCCTGGACTACTACACCGGTGTTATCTACGAAGGTGTGCTCAAGGGAGAGTCCGCCACCGTGGCATCTCCGGCAAAGACATCACAACAGAACGGAGAGCAGGCGAACGAACCGGCCACCGTGGGATCCGTGGCTGGAGGCGGTCGCTACGACAACCTGGTGGGCATGTTCGATCCGCGAGGCAAAGCCGTGCCTTGCGTGGGCGTATCCATTGGCGTGGAGCGCATCTTCTCGGTTCTGGAGGCGCGGGCGGCTGCAAGCGGTCTGAAGCTGCGCACCAGCGACGTGGAGGTTTACGTGGCCTCCGCCCACAAGGGTCTCCACGAGGCGCGACTGAAAGTTCTCAATCTGCTGTGGGACGCTGGCGTTAAG GCGGAGCATTCTTACAAGCTGAACCCTAAGCTACtggtgcagctgcagcactGCGAGGAGCACCAGATTCCTCTGGTGGTGGTCCTTGGCGATGCAGAACTGGCGCAGGGATTGGTCAAGCTGCGTGAGGTGACGACGCGCGCGGAGACCAACGTAAAGCTGGAGGATCTGGCCGCCGAAATCCGGCGACGGCAGCAGTCCGCCTAG
- the LOC120457265 gene encoding histidine--tRNA ligase, cytoplasmic isoform X2 has protein sequence MSDTREQILEQIKVQGDLVRQLKAAKESKEKIDEQVARLLALKATLGGDAAPTNQKFTLKTPKGTRDYGPQQMTLRQGVLDKIVQVFKRHGGEAIDTPVFELKEVLTGKYGEDSKLIYDLKDQGGEILSMRYDLTVPLARYLAMNKISSIKRYHIAKVYRRDNPAMTKGRYREFYQCDFDIAGTYDPMLPDAECVKIVSEILDTLDIGDYVIKLNHRQLLDGMFQACGVPADSFRTICSAVDKLDKSPWADVRKEMVDEKGLDEAAADRIGEYVRLSGGAELVEQLLADEKLKAVPNAVKGLEGMKLLLKYCSIFGLDKRVSFDLSLARGLDYYTGVIYEGVLKGESATVASPAKTSQQNGEQANEPATVGSVAGGGRYDNLVGMFDPRGKAVPCVGVSIGVERIFSVLEARAAASGLKLRTSDVEVYVASAHKGLHEARLKVLNLLWDAGVKAEHSYKLNPKLLVQLQHCEEHQIPLVVVLGDAELAQGLVKLREVTTRAETNVKLEDLAAEIRRRQQSA, from the exons ATGAGTGATACGCGTGAGCAGATTCTGGAGCAAATCAAAGTGCAAGGCGATCTCGTCCGTCAGTTGAAAGCAGCGAAGGAGTCAAAGGAGAAG ATCGATGAGCAGGTCGCCCGCCTACTGGCCTTAAAGGCCACACTGGGCGGAGATGCCGCCCCCACCAATCAGAAGTTCACCCTGAAGACGCCCAAGGGCACCCGGGACTATGGTCCCCAGCAGATGACCCTGCGCCAGGGCGTCCTGGACAAGATCGTCCAGGTGTTCAAGCGCCACGGCGGCGAAGCCATCGATACGCCCGTCTTCGAGCTGAAG GAAGTGCTGACAGGCAAGTACGGCGAGGACTCAAAGCTGATCTACGACTTGAAGGACCAGGGCGGTGAGATCCTATCGATGAGGTATGATCTGACCGTGCCGCTGGCTCGTTACCTGGCGATGAACAAGATTTCGAGCATCAAACGCTACCACATCGCCAAGGTCTACCGTCGCGACAATCCGGCGATGACCAAGGGTCGCTATCGGGAGTTCTATCAGTGCGACTTCGACATTGCCGGAACCTACGATCCCATGCTGCCGGATGCCGAGTGCGTCAAGATTGTGTCGGAGATCCTGGACACCCTGGACATTGGGGACTATGTGATAAAGCTAAATCATCGCCAGCTTTTGGACGGCATGTTTCAGGCGTGCGGAGTGCCCGCGGACAGCTTCCGCACCATCTGCTCTGCGGTGGATAAGTTGGACAAG TCGCCCTGGGCGGATGTGCGCAAGGAGATGGTGGACGAGAAGGGCCTGGACGAGGCAGCAGCGGATCGAATTGGGGAGTATGTGCGACTAAGCGGCGGTGCCGAGCTGGTGGAGCAGTTGCTGGCCGACGAGAAGCTCAAGGCTGTGCCGAATGCCGTGAAGGGTTTGGAGGGCATGAAGCTGCTCCTCAAGTACTGCTCCATATTCGGTCTGGATAAGCGCGTTAGCTTTGACTTGAGTCTGGCCCGTGGCCTGGACTACTACACCGGTGTTATCTACGAAGGTGTGCTCAAGGGAGAGTCCGCCACCGTGGCATCTCCGGCAAAGACATCACAACAGAACGGAGAGCAGGCGAACGAACCGGCCACCGTGGGATCCGTGGCTGGAGGCGGTCGCTACGACAACCTGGTGGGCATGTTCGATCCGCGAGGCAAAGCCGTGCCTTGCGTGGGCGTATCCATTGGCGTGGAGCGCATCTTCTCGGTTCTGGAGGCGCGGGCGGCTGCAAGCGGTCTGAAGCTGCGCACCAGCGACGTGGAGGTTTACGTGGCCTCCGCCCACAAGGGTCTCCACGAGGCGCGACTGAAAGTTCTCAATCTGCTGTGGGACGCTGGCGTTAAG GCGGAGCATTCTTACAAGCTGAACCCTAAGCTACtggtgcagctgcagcactGCGAGGAGCACCAGATTCCTCTGGTGGTGGTCCTTGGCGATGCAGAACTGGCGCAGGGATTGGTCAAGCTGCGTGAGGTGACGACGCGCGCGGAGACCAACGTAAAGCTGGAGGATCTGGCCGCCGAAATCCGGCGACGGCAGCAGTCCGCCTAG
- the LOC120457265 gene encoding histidine--tRNA ligase, cytoplasmic isoform X1 — translation MLRSIGRQWRCSAAFQCATFQTAPSGGGRVSSSGVPAQRQQQQPQKQQQAQEQQQHEQLQQIDEQVARLLALKATLGGDAAPTNQKFTLKTPKGTRDYGPQQMTLRQGVLDKIVQVFKRHGGEAIDTPVFELKEVLTGKYGEDSKLIYDLKDQGGEILSMRYDLTVPLARYLAMNKISSIKRYHIAKVYRRDNPAMTKGRYREFYQCDFDIAGTYDPMLPDAECVKIVSEILDTLDIGDYVIKLNHRQLLDGMFQACGVPADSFRTICSAVDKLDKSPWADVRKEMVDEKGLDEAAADRIGEYVRLSGGAELVEQLLADEKLKAVPNAVKGLEGMKLLLKYCSIFGLDKRVSFDLSLARGLDYYTGVIYEGVLKGESATVASPAKTSQQNGEQANEPATVGSVAGGGRYDNLVGMFDPRGKAVPCVGVSIGVERIFSVLEARAAASGLKLRTSDVEVYVASAHKGLHEARLKVLNLLWDAGVKAEHSYKLNPKLLVQLQHCEEHQIPLVVVLGDAELAQGLVKLREVTTRAETNVKLEDLAAEIRRRQQSA, via the exons atgtTGCGTTCAATTGGCCGCCAGTGGCGCTGTAGTGCTGCGTTTCAGTGTGCAACGTTCCAGACGGCGCCCTCTGGCGGCGGGCGCGTCAGCTCGTCCGGCGTTCCAGcccaacgacaacaacaacagccacaaaaacaacaacaagcacaagaacaacaacaacatgagcaactgcagcag ATCGATGAGCAGGTCGCCCGCCTACTGGCCTTAAAGGCCACACTGGGCGGAGATGCCGCCCCCACCAATCAGAAGTTCACCCTGAAGACGCCCAAGGGCACCCGGGACTATGGTCCCCAGCAGATGACCCTGCGCCAGGGCGTCCTGGACAAGATCGTCCAGGTGTTCAAGCGCCACGGCGGCGAAGCCATCGATACGCCCGTCTTCGAGCTGAAG GAAGTGCTGACAGGCAAGTACGGCGAGGACTCAAAGCTGATCTACGACTTGAAGGACCAGGGCGGTGAGATCCTATCGATGAGGTATGATCTGACCGTGCCGCTGGCTCGTTACCTGGCGATGAACAAGATTTCGAGCATCAAACGCTACCACATCGCCAAGGTCTACCGTCGCGACAATCCGGCGATGACCAAGGGTCGCTATCGGGAGTTCTATCAGTGCGACTTCGACATTGCCGGAACCTACGATCCCATGCTGCCGGATGCCGAGTGCGTCAAGATTGTGTCGGAGATCCTGGACACCCTGGACATTGGGGACTATGTGATAAAGCTAAATCATCGCCAGCTTTTGGACGGCATGTTTCAGGCGTGCGGAGTGCCCGCGGACAGCTTCCGCACCATCTGCTCTGCGGTGGATAAGTTGGACAAG TCGCCCTGGGCGGATGTGCGCAAGGAGATGGTGGACGAGAAGGGCCTGGACGAGGCAGCAGCGGATCGAATTGGGGAGTATGTGCGACTAAGCGGCGGTGCCGAGCTGGTGGAGCAGTTGCTGGCCGACGAGAAGCTCAAGGCTGTGCCGAATGCCGTGAAGGGTTTGGAGGGCATGAAGCTGCTCCTCAAGTACTGCTCCATATTCGGTCTGGATAAGCGCGTTAGCTTTGACTTGAGTCTGGCCCGTGGCCTGGACTACTACACCGGTGTTATCTACGAAGGTGTGCTCAAGGGAGAGTCCGCCACCGTGGCATCTCCGGCAAAGACATCACAACAGAACGGAGAGCAGGCGAACGAACCGGCCACCGTGGGATCCGTGGCTGGAGGCGGTCGCTACGACAACCTGGTGGGCATGTTCGATCCGCGAGGCAAAGCCGTGCCTTGCGTGGGCGTATCCATTGGCGTGGAGCGCATCTTCTCGGTTCTGGAGGCGCGGGCGGCTGCAAGCGGTCTGAAGCTGCGCACCAGCGACGTGGAGGTTTACGTGGCCTCCGCCCACAAGGGTCTCCACGAGGCGCGACTGAAAGTTCTCAATCTGCTGTGGGACGCTGGCGTTAAG GCGGAGCATTCTTACAAGCTGAACCCTAAGCTACtggtgcagctgcagcactGCGAGGAGCACCAGATTCCTCTGGTGGTGGTCCTTGGCGATGCAGAACTGGCGCAGGGATTGGTCAAGCTGCGTGAGGTGACGACGCGCGCGGAGACCAACGTAAAGCTGGAGGATCTGGCCGCCGAAATCCGGCGACGGCAGCAGTCCGCCTAG
- the LOC120457267 gene encoding uncharacterized protein LOC120457267: MNKYFNTEILHSLVAQVPVVNQDLDKDPCIAMEPAARYVLYVSFDPSRELHPRKVRKNLRNLFGKKETSQGCVVRIREEKLSVLKLDLAKTAEPKSLEEENASEKPPDMISRGGSQVDTKSTPSTSIIHLDKRASGGRNITFDPKIIFENKSIECIEVLHHNSKFNSSSCSPRMLEIYKEKLVVLKWTNQMSIRETSSESSQYDDWNNRQLTQETRQQLNHPVDYFTGHWNARSYLDWLRNSDCEVIKSLCQNNFVGACTNTTSIESVSNPTQSNHVEKFRHGLGYCLRIVGQFFSTGEEEEEMEAADQPIRPYVDREHYAPLVLGPTIDESIAFLVDRVMIAIKWAMSAEVRPSDNAEEPEQLLPLLNGHRSTGEEEQQLGNGSLTSMETSTHVPDNP, from the coding sequence aTGAACAAGTACTTCAACACGGAGATCCTGCATTCGCTGGTGGCCCAGGTGCCCGTCGTTAATCAGGATCTGGACAAGGATCCTTGCATAGCCATGGAACCGGCGGCTCGCTACGTGCTGTATGTCTCCTTCGATCCTAGTAGGGAACTTCATCCGCGGAAAGTGAGGAAGAATCTGCGGAATCTTTTTGGAAAGAAGGAGACGTCGCAAGGATGCGTGGTGAGAATTCGTGAGGAAAAGTTGTCCGTTCTGAAGCTGGATTTGGCCAAGACGGCGGAGCCGAAGAGCTTGGAGGAGGAGAATGCAAGCGAGAAGCCCCCAGATATGATCTCCAGAGGAGGCTCTCAAGTGGACACAAAATCCACACCCTCAACAAGCATCATCCATCTGGATAAACGGGCCAGTGGCGGTCGCAACATCACCTTTGATCCCAAGATAATATTTGAGAATAAGTCCATCGAATGCATTGAAGTACTGCATCATAATTCCAAGTTCAATTCCAGTTCCTGCTCGCCCAGGATGCTGGAGATATATAAGGAGAAGCTAGTGGTTCTTAAGTGGACCAACCAGATGTCGATCCGGGAGACGAGTTCCGAGTCGAGCCAGTATGATGATTGGAACAACCGTCAGTTGACGCAGGAAACGCGACAGCAGCTAAATCATCCGGTGGATTACTTTACGGGCCACTGGAATGCACGCTCCTACCTAGACTGGTTACGAAATTCAGATTGTGAAGTAATAAAATCGCTATGCCAAAATAACTTTGTCGGCGCCTGCACGAATACAACTTCCATTGAGTCGGTGAGCAATCCCACCCAGTCAAATCACGTGGAGAAATTCCGACATGGCCTGGGCTACTGCCTGCGTATCGTTGGTCAGTTCTTTTCCACcggggaggaggaggaggagatggaggCAGCTGACCAGCCGATCCGACCCTATGTGGACCGGGAGCACTATGCTCCCCTAGTTTTGGGACCCACCATTGATGAGAGCATTGCGTTCCTAGTAGACCGCGTCATGATCGCCATCAAATGGGCAATGAGTGCCGAGGTGCGGCCATCGGACAATGCAGAGGAGCCGGAGCAGTTGCTACCCTTGCTAAATGGACACAGGAGCACAGGAgaagaggagcagcagctggggAATGGCTCTTTGACCAGTATGGAAACCTCCACCCATGTACCTGATAACCCATAG